A single window of Cydia fagiglandana chromosome 25, ilCydFagi1.1, whole genome shotgun sequence DNA harbors:
- the LOC134676858 gene encoding WD repeat and HMG-box DNA-binding protein 1-like, translating to MVERADDGNDLDNLIENYNSDDDDNAISLEKLKNETLGLGTVRDEDESRPVSRHEPAATTVPPQAPFQLSATPGHLEHRYMCWNDIGMVRCHTQENGESTIDVEFHDTNLHHGINLNNYLNHTMASLSASVLVLACETSSKLVCISLVGSSKEWSVSMPDTEEILCVTAGSDVVACATNARLLRLFTPMGTQRQV from the exons ATGGTGGAGAGAGCTGATGATG GTAATGACTTGGACAATTTGATCGAAAACTATAACAGTGACGACGATGACAACGCGATATCGCTAGAGAAGCTCAAGAATGAAACGCTAGGGTTGGGGACAGTGAGAGACGAAGACGAGTCAAGACCCGTGTCGCGGCACGAGCCGGCGGCGACCACGGTGCCGCCGCAGGCGCCGTTCCAGCTTTCTGCGACCCCGGGACACCTTGAACATAG ATACATGTGCTGGAACGACATCGGCATGGTCCGATGCCACACGCAGGAGAACGGCGAGTCGACCATTGACGTAGAGTTCCACGACACCAACCTCCACCACGGGATCAATCTCAACAACTACCTGAATCACACCATGGCCAGCCTGTCTGCGAGCGTGCTGGTGTTGGCCTGTGAAACGTCTAG CAAACTAGTATGCATATCGCTGGTCGGCAGCAGCAAGGAGTGGAGCGTTTCCATGCCCGATACCGAGGAGATCCTGTGCGTCACGGCGGGCAGCGACGTCGTCGCGTGTGCGACTAACGCGAGGTTGCTGCGGCTGTTCACGCCAATGGGCACGCAGAGACAGGTctg A